In Fusobacterium canifelinum, a genomic segment contains:
- the rbr gene encoding rubrerythrin, giving the protein MDLKGSKTEKNLKTALAGESQARTKYNLYGIVARKEGYEQIGELFDITARNEEEHAAMWLKELNGGSYSNTEANLIDAAAGENYEWEDMYVRFAEEAREEGFLQLAKKFEMVAQIEKEHEERYKKLLANIKNGEVFHSEEKVAWECMECGHLHYGNDAPGKCPVCGADKAKFKRRAVNY; this is encoded by the coding sequence ATGGATTTAAAAGGAAGTAAAACAGAAAAAAACTTAAAGACAGCTCTTGCTGGAGAATCTCAAGCTAGAACTAAATATAATCTTTACGGAATAGTTGCAAGAAAAGAAGGATATGAACAAATAGGAGAACTATTTGATATAACTGCAAGAAACGAAGAAGAACACGCAGCTATGTGGCTTAAAGAATTAAATGGTGGATCTTATTCAAATACAGAAGCTAATCTAATAGATGCAGCAGCAGGAGAAAACTATGAATGGGAAGATATGTATGTTAGATTTGCAGAAGAAGCAAGAGAAGAAGGATTTTTACAACTAGCTAAAAAATTTGAAATGGTTGCACAAATTGAAAAAGAACATGAAGAAAGATACAAAAAATTATTAGCTAATATTAAAAATGGAGAAGTTTTCCATTCAGAAGAAAAAGTAGCTTGGGAATGTATGGAATGTGGACATCTTCACTATGGAAATGATGCACCTGGAAAATGTCCTGTTTGTGGAGCAGATAAAGCTAAATTTAAAAGAAGAGCAGTTAACTACTAA
- the hpf gene encoding ribosome hibernation-promoting factor, HPF/YfiA family, protein MKLSIHGRKMTLTDAIRKYAEEKISKVEKFNDSIIKIDANLAASKLKTGNAHVTEILAYLSGSTLKATATESDLYASIDKAVDIMENQLKKHKEKRSRAKVQDDTRKKSYSFDYIVEPEEKFSNEKKLVRVYLPLKPMEISEAILQLESLNRVFFAFTNTETGKMAVVYKRKDGDYGVIED, encoded by the coding sequence ATGAAATTATCAATTCATGGAAGAAAAATGACTTTAACTGATGCTATTAGAAAATATGCAGAAGAAAAAATTTCAAAGGTAGAAAAATTTAATGACTCTATCATAAAGATAGATGCCAATTTAGCTGCTTCTAAATTAAAGACTGGTAATGCACATGTTACAGAAATTTTAGCTTATCTAAGTGGAAGTACATTAAAAGCAACTGCAACTGAATCAGATTTGTATGCTTCAATAGATAAAGCTGTTGATATTATGGAAAATCAATTGAAAAAACATAAAGAAAAACGTAGTAGAGCAAAAGTTCAAGATGATACTAGAAAAAAATCTTATAGTTTTGATTATATAGTTGAACCAGAAGAAAAGTTTTCTAATGAAAAGAAATTGGTTAGAGTTTATCTACCTTTAAAACCTATGGAAATTTCAGAGGCTATTTTACAACTTGAATCTCTAAATAGAGTTTTCTTTGCTTTTACAAATACTGAAACAGGAAAAATGGCAGTAGTTTATAAGAGAAAAGATGGAGACTATGGTGTTATTGAAGATTAG
- a CDS encoding toxin-antitoxin system YwqK family antitoxin has translation MKKRLIVLLMFLLSCMAIYSNEVSTQSNSNSFSSKNFLKKLNSLTPENPEKTEKFASYLKNEMERKKEINYFIKIDKDEKRITVLAENGEILYDEVVPEEVVNSFPTYQTKIREVEENGLVKTYLEASYIVKTVRKPNFKNEKVEIEEKVEKTELSKLENNIKLLLKSYDVLNSSIASIYAARDKMVSIEQYRDRTMTITAEEDGQKIKIVYNFDNTFLGGAMKIFVDNVLISQSKIKNLLPDGEIKLYNSNGKISGMATAKEGKLDGVAKLLDENGNTVEEVIYKNNKIVKRIK, from the coding sequence ATGAAAAAAAGATTAATAGTATTATTGATGTTTTTATTATCTTGTATGGCAATTTATTCAAATGAGGTTAGCACTCAAAGTAATTCAAATTCTTTTAGTTCAAAAAACTTTTTAAAAAAATTGAATTCTTTAACACCTGAAAATCCAGAAAAAACAGAGAAATTTGCAAGTTATCTAAAAAATGAAATGGAAAGAAAGAAGGAAATTAATTATTTTATAAAGATTGATAAAGATGAAAAGAGAATAACTGTTTTAGCAGAAAATGGAGAAATTCTTTATGATGAAGTTGTTCCAGAAGAAGTAGTAAATTCTTTTCCAACTTACCAAACTAAAATCAGAGAAGTTGAAGAAAATGGTTTAGTAAAAACATATTTAGAAGCTAGTTATATTGTGAAAACAGTTAGAAAACCTAATTTTAAAAATGAAAAAGTAGAAATAGAAGAAAAGGTAGAAAAGACAGAATTATCAAAATTAGAAAATAATATTAAGTTACTTTTAAAATCTTATGATGTTTTGAATTCTTCTATTGCTAGTATATATGCAGCTAGGGATAAAATGGTTTCTATTGAGCAATATAGAGATAGAACAATGACTATTACAGCTGAAGAAGATGGACAAAAGATAAAAATAGTATATAATTTTGATAATACTTTCTTAGGTGGAGCTATGAAAATATTTGTTGATAATGTACTTATATCACAATCAAAAATTAAAAATTTACTTCCTGATGGAGAGATAAAACTATACAATTCAAATGGAAAAATTTCAGGTATGGCTACTGCAAAAGAAGGAAAACTAGATGGTGTAGCAAAATTGCTTGATGAAAATGGAAACACAGTGGAAGAAGTTATATATAAAAATAATAAAATTGTAAAAAGAATAAAATAA
- a CDS encoding toxin-antitoxin system YwqK family antitoxin, which produces MRKSFLFIFLIFLVNSIFSYSSTNNSTDEELQKVFDKNKEIIVVYRASIKDTIPKKYIENIIPKEEFNISNDNRIKITIKYTQKNKSNILAEVYIPDGSLAVKTEIKLKKEILFNEIEKLVQEIEDNEGSNQSDILNNKFSKIFEENVKSFVSYSYYDDGSLNSKTEYDFDKKNITMLTYGDGKILSKTIAKYIGSIQDENMDIDFYENLTKTFIKMKVKKIENGQEIRTFYPSGKLKSIGVYKNNILNGNYKEYNEDGSLKKETFYKDGIDINKIKFLK; this is translated from the coding sequence ATGAGAAAAAGTTTTTTATTTATTTTTTTAATTTTTTTAGTAAATAGTATTTTTTCTTATTCTTCTACAAACAATTCTACTGATGAGGAACTACAAAAAGTATTTGATAAGAATAAAGAAATTATAGTTGTTTATAGGGCGAGCATTAAAGATACCATTCCTAAAAAATATATTGAAAATATTATTCCAAAAGAAGAATTTAATATTTCAAATGATAATCGTATAAAAATTACAATCAAATATACACAAAAAAATAAATCAAATATATTGGCAGAAGTATATATTCCAGATGGAAGTTTAGCAGTAAAAACAGAAATTAAGTTAAAAAAAGAAATTCTATTTAATGAAATAGAAAAATTAGTTCAAGAAATTGAAGATAATGAAGGTAGCAATCAATCAGATATTCTTAATAATAAATTTAGTAAAATCTTTGAAGAAAATGTAAAATCTTTTGTTTCTTATTCATATTATGATGATGGAAGCCTTAACTCTAAAACAGAATATGACTTTGATAAAAAAAATATAACTATGCTTACATATGGTGATGGAAAAATTTTAAGTAAAACAATAGCTAAGTATATTGGTTCTATTCAAGATGAAAACATGGATATAGATTTTTATGAAAATTTAACCAAAACTTTTATAAAAATGAAAGTAAAAAAGATTGAAAATGGACAAGAAATAAGAACTTTTTATCCAAGTGGGAAATTGAAATCTATTGGAGTTTATAAAAATAATATTTTAAATGGAAACTATAAAGAGTATAATGAAGATGGAAGTTTAAAAAAAGAAACTTTTTATAAAGATGGAATAGATATAAATAAAATAAAATTTTTAAAATAA
- a CDS encoding aldehyde dehydrogenase family protein, with protein sequence MENILKKSYKMFINGEWVNSSNGVMVKTYAPYNNELLSEFPDASESDIDLAVKSAKEAFKTWRKTTVKERARILNKIADIIDENKDLLATVETMDNGKPIRETKLVDIPLAATHFRYFAGCILADEGQATVLDEKFLSLILREPIGVVGQIIPWNFPFLMAAWKLAPALAAGDTVVLKPSSTTTLSLLVLMELIQDIIPKGVVNLVTGKGSTAGEFLKNHPDLDKLAFTGSTAVGRDIALAAAEKLIPATLELGGKSANIILDDADIEKALEGAQLGILFNQGQVCCAGSRIFVQEGIYDEFISKLVKKFENIKIGNPLDPTTVMGSQIDARQVKTILEYVEIAKQEGGVVLTGGVKYTENGCDKGNFVRPTLITNVNNGCRVSQEEIFGPVAVVIKFKTDDEVIAQANDSEYGLGGAVFTKNINRALRLAREIQTGRVWVNTYNQIPEHAPFGGYKKSGIGRETHKVILEHYTQMKNILIDLEEGTSGLY encoded by the coding sequence ATGGAAAATATATTAAAGAAATCATATAAAATGTTTATAAATGGGGAATGGGTAAATTCAAGTAACGGGGTTATGGTAAAGACTTATGCTCCTTATAATAATGAATTATTATCTGAATTTCCTGATGCAAGTGAAAGTGATATTGATTTAGCAGTTAAAAGTGCAAAAGAAGCTTTTAAGACTTGGAGAAAAACAACAGTAAAAGAAAGAGCAAGAATTTTAAATAAAATTGCTGATATTATAGATGAAAATAAAGATTTATTGGCAACTGTTGAAACTATGGATAATGGTAAACCAATAAGAGAAACAAAATTAGTGGATATTCCATTGGCAGCAACTCATTTTAGATATTTTGCAGGTTGTATTTTAGCAGATGAAGGACAAGCAACTGTCTTAGATGAAAAGTTTTTAAGTTTAATTTTAAGAGAACCTATTGGGGTTGTTGGGCAAATTATTCCTTGGAACTTCCCATTCTTAATGGCAGCTTGGAAGTTAGCACCAGCTCTTGCAGCAGGAGATACAGTAGTTTTAAAACCATCTAGTACAACAACATTAAGCTTATTAGTTTTAATGGAACTTATTCAAGATATAATTCCAAAAGGAGTTGTAAACTTAGTTACAGGAAAAGGAAGTACAGCAGGAGAATTCTTAAAGAATCATCCTGATTTAGATAAACTAGCTTTCACAGGTTCAACAGCAGTTGGTAGAGATATAGCTCTTGCAGCAGCAGAAAAATTAATTCCAGCAACTCTTGAATTAGGTGGAAAATCAGCAAATATTATTTTAGATGATGCTGATATAGAAAAAGCTCTTGAAGGAGCTCAACTTGGAATACTATTTAACCAAGGACAAGTTTGTTGTGCAGGTTCAAGAATATTTGTACAAGAAGGAATATATGATGAATTTATATCAAAACTTGTAAAGAAATTTGAAAATATTAAAATTGGAAATCCATTAGATCCTACAACTGTAATGGGAAGTCAAATAGATGCAAGACAAGTAAAAACTATTTTAGAATATGTTGAAATAGCTAAACAAGAAGGTGGAGTTGTTTTAACAGGTGGAGTAAAATATACTGAAAATGGTTGTGATAAAGGAAACTTTGTAAGACCAACTTTAATAACAAATGTTAATAATGGTTGTCGTGTTTCTCAAGAAGAAATTTTTGGGCCAGTGGCTGTTGTAATTAAGTTTAAAACAGATGATGAAGTTATTGCACAAGCAAATGACAGTGAATATGGACTTGGAGGAGCAGTATTTACAAAAAATATCAATAGAGCTTTAAGACTTGCAAGAGAAATTCAAACAGGTAGAGTATGGGTAAATACTTATAACCAAATTCCAGAACATGCTCCATTTGGTGGATATAAAAAATCTGGTATAGGTAGAGAAACTCACAAAGTTATCTTAGAACACTATACACAAATGAAAAATATCTTAATTGATTTAGAAGAAGGAACTTCTGGATTATATTAA
- the hemB gene encoding porphobilinogen synthase, which translates to MFIRTRRLRRNFLTRELVKNISIEKSSLIYPLFVCDGENIKTEIESMPEQFRYSLDRLNEELEDLLKLGINNILLFGIPNHKDEIGSQAYDENGIVQRAVRQIRKDYANKFLIVTDVCMCEYTSHGHCGILHNHDVDNDKTLEYIGKIALSHAKAGADIIAPSDMMDGRIGKIREILDKNNFKDIPIMAYSVKYSSAYYGPFRDAADSAPSFGDRKTYQMDFRSYNNFYREVEADIQEGADFIMVKPAMAYLDVIKEVSEGADLPIVAYNVSGEYSMVKAAAKNNWIDEEKIVMENMYAIKRAGADIIITYHAKNIAKWLMSK; encoded by the coding sequence ATGTTTATAAGGACAAGAAGATTAAGAAGAAATTTTTTAACAAGGGAATTAGTAAAAAATATAAGTATAGAAAAAAGTTCGTTAATATACCCATTATTTGTATGTGATGGAGAAAATATAAAAACTGAAATAGAATCTATGCCTGAACAATTTAGATATTCTTTGGATAGATTAAATGAAGAGTTAGAAGATTTATTAAAATTAGGTATCAATAATATCTTACTTTTTGGAATACCAAATCATAAAGATGAAATTGGAAGTCAAGCCTATGATGAAAATGGTATTGTTCAAAGGGCAGTAAGACAAATTAGAAAAGACTATGCTAATAAATTTTTAATAGTAACTGATGTTTGTATGTGTGAATACACTTCTCATGGGCACTGTGGAATCTTACATAATCATGATGTAGATAATGATAAAACGCTTGAATATATAGGAAAAATTGCCTTATCTCATGCAAAAGCAGGGGCTGATATTATTGCACCATCTGATATGATGGACGGAAGAATTGGAAAGATTAGAGAAATTTTAGATAAAAATAATTTTAAAGACATTCCAATAATGGCATATAGTGTAAAATATTCATCAGCTTATTATGGACCTTTTAGAGATGCAGCTGATTCAGCTCCAAGTTTTGGAGATAGAAAAACTTATCAAATGGATTTTAGAAGTTATAATAATTTTTATAGAGAAGTTGAAGCAGATATACAAGAAGGAGCAGATTTTATAATGGTAAAACCTGCTATGGCTTATTTAGATGTTATAAAAGAAGTTTCAGAGGGTGCTGATTTACCTATTGTTGCCTATAATGTGAGTGGGGAATATTCTATGGTTAAGGCAGCAGCTAAAAATAACTGGATAGATGAAGAAAAAATTGTTATGGAAAATATGTATGCAATAAAAAGAGCAGGTGCTGATATAATAATTACTTATCATGCAAAGAATATTGCAAAATGGCTAATGTCTAAATAG
- a CDS encoding putative glycoside hydrolase: protein MKFTKNLLLLITIMFVGFFYSKETYSNEKSKTDYNYVTEKINIYSDENKKENIGTLIKGTRVNVYDTKEIIKKSKDKKGNEIEKKTVMKKITYKDVHKTKVVWIEDGYLVSTLNEAVDQRFKNLDFTKKEKKEYTDNKRVKVRGLYVSAHSVALKGRLDELIELAKKNNINAFVIDVKGDYGELTFPMSDEINKYTKSANKNPIIKDIEPVIKKLKDNGIYAIARIVSFKDTIYAKENPDKIIVYKDGGKAFTNSDGLVWVSAYDKNLWEYNVTVAKEAAKAGFNEIQFDYVRFPASNGGKLDKVLNYRNTDNLTKAEAIQKYLHYAKEELESYDVYVSADIYGQVGSSSDDMALGQFWEAVSSEVDYVSPMMYPSHYGKGVYGLAVPDANPYKTIYASTKDSINRNNNIDSPAIIRPWIQAFTAAWVKGHISYGPNEIKDQVKAMKDLGVDEYILWSPTNRYEKFF from the coding sequence ATGAAATTTACAAAAAATTTATTATTACTTATTACAATTATGTTTGTAGGTTTCTTTTATTCAAAAGAAACTTATTCAAATGAAAAATCAAAGACAGATTATAATTATGTGACAGAAAAAATTAATATTTATTCAGATGAGAATAAGAAAGAAAATATTGGAACTTTAATAAAAGGAACTCGGGTAAATGTATATGATACAAAAGAAATTATAAAAAAAAGTAAAGATAAAAAAGGAAATGAAATTGAGAAAAAAACTGTTATGAAAAAGATAACATATAAAGATGTACATAAAACAAAAGTTGTTTGGATAGAAGATGGTTATCTGGTATCAACATTAAATGAAGCAGTTGACCAAAGATTTAAAAATTTAGATTTTACAAAAAAAGAGAAAAAAGAGTACACTGATAATAAAAGAGTTAAAGTTAGAGGATTATATGTTTCAGCACATTCTGTTGCACTTAAAGGTAGACTAGATGAACTAATAGAACTTGCTAAAAAGAATAATATTAATGCTTTTGTTATTGATGTAAAGGGAGATTACGGAGAATTAACTTTCCCTATGTCAGATGAAATAAATAAATATACAAAATCAGCTAATAAAAATCCAATAATAAAAGATATTGAGCCTGTAATAAAAAAATTAAAAGATAATGGTATCTATGCTATTGCGAGAATAGTATCTTTCAAAGATACAATTTATGCTAAGGAAAATCCTGATAAAATTATTGTATATAAAGATGGTGGAAAAGCATTTACAAATAGTGATGGACTTGTATGGGTTTCTGCTTATGATAAAAATTTATGGGAATATAATGTAACAGTTGCAAAAGAAGCGGCAAAAGCAGGATTTAATGAAATACAATTTGACTATGTAAGATTTCCAGCTTCTAATGGTGGAAAACTTGATAAAGTCTTAAATTATAGAAATACAGATAATTTAACAAAAGCAGAGGCTATTCAAAAATATTTGCATTATGCAAAAGAGGAATTGGAATCTTATGATGTATATGTAAGTGCTGACATTTATGGACAAGTAGGAAGTTCATCTGATGATATGGCATTAGGGCAATTTTGGGAAGCAGTTAGTTCAGAAGTAGATTATGTATCTCCTATGATGTATCCTAGTCACTACGGAAAGGGTGTTTACGGACTTGCTGTTCCTGATGCAAACCCATATAAAACAATTTATGCTTCAACAAAAGATTCTATAAATAGAAATAATAATATAGATAGTCCTGCTATTATTAGACCTTGGATACAAGCATTTACTGCTGCTTGGGTAAAAGGACATATAAGTTATGGTCCAAATGAAATTAAAGATCAAGTTAAGGCAATGAAAGATTTAGGAGTTGATGAATATATTTTATGGAGTCCTACTAACAGATATGAAAAATTCTTTTAA